A single Rattus norvegicus strain BN/NHsdMcwi chromosome 5, GRCr8, whole genome shotgun sequence DNA region contains:
- the Sh2d5 gene encoding SH2 domain-containing protein 5 isoform X2, translating into MQRAGAGARRASDCGPAPYRPRCIAKFAQYVGSFPVDDLDTQESVCLVQQHLWALQDCSRRRAVILKFSLQGLKIYSGEGEVLLMAHALKRILYATWNPAACQFAFVARNPRSPASKLFCHLFVGSQPGEINILYLLLCRSFQLAYLLQHPEERAQPEPSLVPGGDMSLKPLCSPGVAPALVREPFSRDQLSQNVHALVSFRRLPAEGLLGSNGELPEPEGRGGTRHIRLGNPYCSPTLVRKKAIRSKVIRSGAYRGCTYETQLQLSAREAFPAAWEAWPRGPGSPSCLVENEGSLTENIWAFAGLSRSCALALLRRDVHGAFLLWPEPGTSGQWSLSVRTQCGVVSHQVFRNHLGRYCLEHLPAEFPSLEALVESHAGMERSLFCPLSMGRLNPTYEEQDSGPEGRFPRTLRPLSHAKSEAELQGLG; encoded by the exons ATGCAGAGGGCTGGGGCCGGGGCCCGAAGGGCCTCCGACTGTGGGCCTGCACCCTACCGGCCCAGGTGCATTGCCAAGTTCGCCCAG TACGTGGGATCCTTTCCTGTGGATGATTTGGACACTCAGGAGAGCGTGTGCCTTGTACAGCAGCATCTGTGGGCCCTGCAG GACTGTTCCCGACGCCGGGCCGTCATCCTGAAATTCAGTCTTCAGGGTCTCAAGATCTACAGTGGGGAGGGCGAG GTGCTCCTCATGGCCCATGCTCTGAAGCGCATCCTCTATGCCACCTGGAACCCAGCCGCCTGCCAGTTTGCTTTTGTTGCCCGGAACCCACGCAGCCCAGCCAGCAAGCTTTTCTGTCATCTCTTTGTGGGGAGCCAGCCTGGAGAG ATTAATATCCTGTACCTGCTGCTCTGCCGATCCTTCCAGCTTGCTTACCTCTTGCAACACCCTGAGGAGAGGGCGCAGCCTGAGCCCTCCCTGGTGCCTGGAGGGGACATGTCCCTGAAGCCGCTCTGCAGCCCTGGGGTGGCCCCTGCGTTAGTGCGGGAGCCCTTCAGCCGGGATCAGCTGTCACAGAATGTCCATGCCCTGGTGTCCTTCCGGCGGCTTCCTGCAGAAGGGCTACTGGGCAGTAATGGG GAGCTGCCAGAGCCAGAGGGCCGTGGGGGCACCCGTCACATTCGTCTAGGGAACCCCTACTGCTCACCCACACTGGTGCGCAAGAAGGCCATTCGCAGCAAGGTGATCCGCTCCGGGGCCTACCGAGGCTGCACCTATGAGACACAACTGCAGCTGTCAGCCCGGGAAGCCT TTCCTGCTGCATGGGAGGCATGGCCCCGTGGCCCTGGTAGCCCCTCGTGCCTGGTGGAGAATGAGGGAAGCCTGACAGAGAACATCTGGGCCTTTGCTGGCCTTTCCAG GTCCTGTGCTCTTGCCCTGCTTCGGAGAGATGTGCATGGGGCCTTCCTGCTGTGGCCCGAGCCAGGTACCAGTGGCCAGTGGAGCCTGTCTGTCCGGACCCAGTGTGGCGTGGTGTCTCACCAGGTCTTCAGAAACCACCTAGGCCGGTACTGCCTAGAG CACCTGCCTGCAGAGTTCCCCAGCCTGGAGGCCCTGGTGGAGAGCCACGCCGGGATGGAACGCAGCCTCTTCTGTCCACTCAGCATGGGCCGGCTCAACCCTACCTACGAAGAGCAGGACTCCGGTCCTGAGGGCAGGTTCCCACGGACTCTGCGGCCCCTCAGCCATGCCAAGTCTGAGGCAGAATTGCAAGGCCTGGGCTAG
- the Sh2d5 gene encoding SH2 domain-containing protein 5 isoform X1, translating into MQRAGAGARRASDCGPAPYRPRCIAKFAQYVGSFPVDDLDTQESVCLVQQHLWALQDCSRRRAVILKFSLQGLKIYSGEGEVLLMAHALKRILYATWNPAACQFAFVARNPRSPASKLFCHLFVGSQPGEINILYLLLCRSFQLAYLLQHPEERAQPEPSLVPGGDMSLKPLCSPGVAPALVREPFSRDQLSQNVHALVSFRRLPAEGLLGSNGKELPEPEGRGGTRHIRLGNPYCSPTLVRKKAIRSKVIRSGAYRGCTYETQLQLSAREAFPAAWEAWPRGPGSPSCLVENEGSLTENIWAFAGLSRSCALALLRRDVHGAFLLWPEPGTSGQWSLSVRTQCGVVSHQVFRNHLGRYCLEHLPAEFPSLEALVESHAGMERSLFCPLSMGRLNPTYEEQDSGPEGRFPRTLRPLSHAKSEAELQGLG; encoded by the exons ATGCAGAGGGCTGGGGCCGGGGCCCGAAGGGCCTCCGACTGTGGGCCTGCACCCTACCGGCCCAGGTGCATTGCCAAGTTCGCCCAG TACGTGGGATCCTTTCCTGTGGATGATTTGGACACTCAGGAGAGCGTGTGCCTTGTACAGCAGCATCTGTGGGCCCTGCAG GACTGTTCCCGACGCCGGGCCGTCATCCTGAAATTCAGTCTTCAGGGTCTCAAGATCTACAGTGGGGAGGGCGAG GTGCTCCTCATGGCCCATGCTCTGAAGCGCATCCTCTATGCCACCTGGAACCCAGCCGCCTGCCAGTTTGCTTTTGTTGCCCGGAACCCACGCAGCCCAGCCAGCAAGCTTTTCTGTCATCTCTTTGTGGGGAGCCAGCCTGGAGAG ATTAATATCCTGTACCTGCTGCTCTGCCGATCCTTCCAGCTTGCTTACCTCTTGCAACACCCTGAGGAGAGGGCGCAGCCTGAGCCCTCCCTGGTGCCTGGAGGGGACATGTCCCTGAAGCCGCTCTGCAGCCCTGGGGTGGCCCCTGCGTTAGTGCGGGAGCCCTTCAGCCGGGATCAGCTGTCACAGAATGTCCATGCCCTGGTGTCCTTCCGGCGGCTTCCTGCAGAAGGGCTACTGGGCAGTAATGGG AAGGAGCTGCCAGAGCCAGAGGGCCGTGGGGGCACCCGTCACATTCGTCTAGGGAACCCCTACTGCTCACCCACACTGGTGCGCAAGAAGGCCATTCGCAGCAAGGTGATCCGCTCCGGGGCCTACCGAGGCTGCACCTATGAGACACAACTGCAGCTGTCAGCCCGGGAAGCCT TTCCTGCTGCATGGGAGGCATGGCCCCGTGGCCCTGGTAGCCCCTCGTGCCTGGTGGAGAATGAGGGAAGCCTGACAGAGAACATCTGGGCCTTTGCTGGCCTTTCCAG GTCCTGTGCTCTTGCCCTGCTTCGGAGAGATGTGCATGGGGCCTTCCTGCTGTGGCCCGAGCCAGGTACCAGTGGCCAGTGGAGCCTGTCTGTCCGGACCCAGTGTGGCGTGGTGTCTCACCAGGTCTTCAGAAACCACCTAGGCCGGTACTGCCTAGAG CACCTGCCTGCAGAGTTCCCCAGCCTGGAGGCCCTGGTGGAGAGCCACGCCGGGATGGAACGCAGCCTCTTCTGTCCACTCAGCATGGGCCGGCTCAACCCTACCTACGAAGAGCAGGACTCCGGTCCTGAGGGCAGGTTCCCACGGACTCTGCGGCCCCTCAGCCATGCCAAGTCTGAGGCAGAATTGCAAGGCCTGGGCTAG
- the Sh2d5 gene encoding SH2 domain-containing protein 5 isoform X3: protein MAHALKRILYATWNPAACQFAFVARNPRSPASKLFCHLFVGSQPGEINILYLLLCRSFQLAYLLQHPEERAQPEPSLVPGGDMSLKPLCSPGVAPALVREPFSRDQLSQNVHALVSFRRLPAEGLLGSNGKELPEPEGRGGTRHIRLGNPYCSPTLVRKKAIRSKVIRSGAYRGCTYETQLQLSAREAFPAAWEAWPRGPGSPSCLVENEGSLTENIWAFAGLSRSCALALLRRDVHGAFLLWPEPGTSGQWSLSVRTQCGVVSHQVFRNHLGRYCLEHLPAEFPSLEALVESHAGMERSLFCPLSMGRLNPTYEEQDSGPEGRFPRTLRPLSHAKSEAELQGLG, encoded by the exons ATGGCCCATGCTCTGAAGCGCATCCTCTATGCCACCTGGAACCCAGCCGCCTGCCAGTTTGCTTTTGTTGCCCGGAACCCACGCAGCCCAGCCAGCAAGCTTTTCTGTCATCTCTTTGTGGGGAGCCAGCCTGGAGAG ATTAATATCCTGTACCTGCTGCTCTGCCGATCCTTCCAGCTTGCTTACCTCTTGCAACACCCTGAGGAGAGGGCGCAGCCTGAGCCCTCCCTGGTGCCTGGAGGGGACATGTCCCTGAAGCCGCTCTGCAGCCCTGGGGTGGCCCCTGCGTTAGTGCGGGAGCCCTTCAGCCGGGATCAGCTGTCACAGAATGTCCATGCCCTGGTGTCCTTCCGGCGGCTTCCTGCAGAAGGGCTACTGGGCAGTAATGGG AAGGAGCTGCCAGAGCCAGAGGGCCGTGGGGGCACCCGTCACATTCGTCTAGGGAACCCCTACTGCTCACCCACACTGGTGCGCAAGAAGGCCATTCGCAGCAAGGTGATCCGCTCCGGGGCCTACCGAGGCTGCACCTATGAGACACAACTGCAGCTGTCAGCCCGGGAAGCCT TTCCTGCTGCATGGGAGGCATGGCCCCGTGGCCCTGGTAGCCCCTCGTGCCTGGTGGAGAATGAGGGAAGCCTGACAGAGAACATCTGGGCCTTTGCTGGCCTTTCCAG GTCCTGTGCTCTTGCCCTGCTTCGGAGAGATGTGCATGGGGCCTTCCTGCTGTGGCCCGAGCCAGGTACCAGTGGCCAGTGGAGCCTGTCTGTCCGGACCCAGTGTGGCGTGGTGTCTCACCAGGTCTTCAGAAACCACCTAGGCCGGTACTGCCTAGAG CACCTGCCTGCAGAGTTCCCCAGCCTGGAGGCCCTGGTGGAGAGCCACGCCGGGATGGAACGCAGCCTCTTCTGTCCACTCAGCATGGGCCGGCTCAACCCTACCTACGAAGAGCAGGACTCCGGTCCTGAGGGCAGGTTCCCACGGACTCTGCGGCCCCTCAGCCATGCCAAGTCTGAGGCAGAATTGCAAGGCCTGGGCTAG